The following proteins come from a genomic window of Triticum aestivum cultivar Chinese Spring chromosome 6A, IWGSC CS RefSeq v2.1, whole genome shotgun sequence:
- the LOC123127584 gene encoding BTB/POZ domain-containing protein At1g67900: protein MKFMKLGTRPDTFFSSSDSERSVYTEVATDLQILVGKCLYHLHKFPLLSKCLLLQALCAESGCGGDGDVIELAGFPGGAEAFEVCAKFCYGITITVSARNLVPLRCAAAHLGMSEAADRGNLVAKLDSFLASCLLRRWKDALAVLHSTRHNVPLCEELGLTSRCVDAVADLIANPAVAVVPAKSTSASPWWAHDVAELGVDMFWRIMVAVKSTGAVNEKTIGDALKTYARRWLPNVAKDGLAAEQPFDHAVGASVKQITTRHRLLLEKIVSLLPVDKDAVSCAFLLKLLKAANILSASPASKAELVRRVAWQLEEASVSDLLIPSVSCMSDMLYDVDAVAAILHEFALRHAAATAPARSPDDNSPGRSDGHRRSRSDESVGFDGARRSSSAAPVSQYALARVGRLVDTFLMEVAKDPHLPVEKLLAIAEAVPDSARPEHDGLYKVVDSYLKAHPEMSKSARKRLCRVLNCRRLSEKACSHAAQNELLPLRVVVQVLFFEHARAAALSGAPVAGELPSNIKALLSKSGSEEDDADRVDEQRLRALASGASPGDDWSVEGLRRAASKIATLRMKMEEDDEDDEEFVRKAGLSRSASLRFRAFCAMPTGNPKRMLSKLWPLGRSITADRH from the exons ATGAAGTTTATGAAACTTGGCACCAGGCCCGacaccttcttctcctcctccgacTCCGAGAG GTCCGTGTACACGGAGGTGGCCACTGACCTGCAGATCCTGGTGGGCAAATGCCTCTATCATCTCCACAAG TTTCCTCTGCTCTCCAAATGCCTGCTTCTGCAAGCGCTCTGTGCCGAGTccggctgcggcggcgacggcgacgtcaTCGAGCTCGCGGGCTTCCCGGGCGGCGCCGAGGCGTTCGAGGTCTGCGCCAAGTTCTGCTACGGCATCACAATCACCGTCAGCGCACGCAACCTCGTCCCGCTCCGCTGCGCGGCCGCTCACCTCGGCATGTCCGAGGCCGCCGACCGCGGGAACCTCGTGGCCAAGCTCGACTCCTTCCTCGCCTCTTGCCTCCTCCGCCGCTGGAAGGACGCGCTCGCCGTGCTCCACTCCACGCGCCACAACGTGCCGCTGTGCGAGGAGCTCGGCCTCACCTCCCGCTGCGTGGACGCCGTCGCCGACCTCATCGCCAACCCTGCCGTCGCCGTTGTCCCCGCCAAATCCACGTCCGCGTCCCCCTGGTGGGCGCACGACGTCGCGGAGCTCGGCGTTGATATGTTCTGGCGTATCATGGTGGCCGTGAAATCGACCGGCGCCGTCAACGAGAAGACCATCGGCGACGCGCTCAAGACGTACGCGCGCCGGTGGCTGCCCAACGTTGCCAAGGACGGGCTCGCCGCGGAGCAGCCGTTCGACCACGCCGTCGGCGCCAGCGTGAAGCAGATCACCACGAGGCACCGCCTCCTCCTGGAGAAGATCGTGAGCCTTCTCCCGGTGGACAAGGACGCCGTCTCCTGCGCCTTTCTCCTCAAGCTCCTCAAGGCGGCCAACATCCTGAGCGCGTCCCCCGCGTCCAAGGCAGAGCTGGTGAGGAGGGTGGCATGGCAGCTCGAGGAGGCCAGCGTGAGCGACCTGCTCATCCCGTCAGTGTCCTGCATGAGCGACATGCTGTACGACGTGGACGCCGTGGCGGCCATCCTCCACGAGTTCGCACTGCGGCACGCGGCGGCCACCGCGCCGGCGAGGAGCCCCGACGACAACAGCCCGGGACGGTCGGACGGGCACCGGCGGTCGAGATCCGACGAGAGCGTGGGGTTCGACGGCGCGCGACGGTCGTCGTCGGCCGCGCCGGTGTCGCAGTACGCGTTGGCGAGGGTGGGCAGGCTAGTGGACACGTTCCTGATGGAGGTGGCCAAGGATCCCCACCTGCCGGTGGAGAAACTGCTCGCGATTGCCGAGGCCGTGCCTGACAGCGCTCGCCCGGAGCACGACGGGCTCTACAAAGTCGTCGACTCGTACCTGAAG GCGCATCCGGAGATGAGCAAGAGCGCAAGAAAGCGGCTGTGCCGGGTGCTCAACTGCCGGAGGCTGTCGGAGAAGGCGTGCTCGCACGCGGCGCAGAACGAGCTCCTCCCGCTCCGCGTCGTGGTGCAGGTGCTCTTCTTCGAGcacgcgcgggcggcggcgctgtcgGGCGCGCCCGTCGCCGGCGAGCTGCCGAGCAACATCAAGGCGCTGCTGTCCAAGTCCGGGTCGGAGGAGGACGACGCCGACCGGGTGGACGAGCAGCGGCTCCGCGCCCTGGCGTCGGGCGCGTCCCCGGGGGACGACTGGAGCGTGGAGGGGCTCCGGCGCGCGGCGTCCAAGATCGCCACGCTGCGCATGAAgatggaggaggacgacgaggacgacgaggagttCGTGCGCAAGGCCGGGCTGTCGCGCAGCGCGTCGCTGCGGTTCAGGGCCTTCTGCGCTATGCCGACGGGGAACCCGAAGCGGATGCTCAGCAAGCTGTGGCCGCTGGGAAGAAGCATCACCGCCGACCGGCATTAG